A genome region from Clupea harengus chromosome 7, Ch_v2.0.2, whole genome shotgun sequence includes the following:
- the lhx2b gene encoding LIM/homeobox protein Lhx2b, whose protein sequence is MGLGLRLTEILACRSEGSTCNLLSSAATMLFHGLPGGEMHGVMEEMERRSKGDSSAISSAIDMGETETIMPSISGDRVALCAGCGGRISDRYYLLAVDKQWHMRCLKCCECKLNLESELTCFSKDGSIYCKEDYYRRFSVQRCARCHLGISASEMVMRARDLVYHLNCFTCTTCNKMLTTGDHFGMKDSLVYCRLHFENLIQGDYPDRFNHSDVASAKGLGTAGPLGLSYYNGVSTVQKGRPRKRKSPGPGADLAAYNAALSCNENDGDPMDRDSQYSSGAKSKRMRTSFKHHQLRTMKSYFAINHNPDAKDLKQLAQKTGLTKRVLQVWFQNARAKFRRNLLRQETGVDKGSDGSVLQGGTPSGPVSELSNGSMSPSSTPTTLTDLTNPTMPTVTSVLTSVPGGLDVHECRSPSQTTLTSLF, encoded by the exons ATGGGGCTGGGTTTGCGTCTTACGGAAATCTTGGCTTGCAGATCAGAGGGAAGCACGTGTAATTTGCTCTCATCGGCGGCAACGATGCTTTTCCACGGCCTCCCCGGAGGCGAGATGCACGGTGtcatggaggagatggagcgcAGAAGCAAAGGCGACTCGTCGGCTATCAGCTCAGCCATAGACATGGGGGAGACAGAAACG ATCATGCCGTCCATCAGCGGGGACAGGGTGGCCCTGTGCGCCGGCTGCGGAGGGCGGATCTCGGACCGCTACTACCTGCTGGCCGTGGACAAGCAGTGGCATATGCGCTGTCTGAAGTGCTGCGAGTGCAAACTCAACCTGGAGTCCGAGCTAACCTGCTTCAGCAAGGACGGCAGCATCTACTGCAAAGAGGACTATTACAG GAGGTTTTCAGTGCAGAGGTGCGCGCGATGTCACCTGGGCATTTCGGCGTCGGAGATGGTGATGAGGGCGCGAGACCTGGTCTACCACCTGAACTGCTTCACCTGTACGACCTGCAACAAAATGCTCACGACGGGGGACCACTTCGGCATGAAGGACAGTTTGGTGTACTGCCGGCTCCATTTTGAAAACCTGATCCAAGGGGACTATCCAGATCGTTTCAATCACTCGGATGTAGCGTCTGCTAAAGGACTGGGCACGGCTGGCCCGCTGGGACTGTCTTACTATAACGGGGTCAGCACGGTGCAGAAAGGCCGGCCCAGGAAGAGGAAAAGTCCCGGGCCGGGAGCAGACTTAGCTGCCTACAATGCAG ccctGAGCTGTAACGAGAATGACGGGGACCCCATGGACCGCGACTCCCAGTACAGCTCGGGCGCGAAGTCCAAACGCATGAGGACCTCCTTCAAGCACCACCAGCTCCGCACCATGAAGTCCTACTTCGCCATCAACCACAACCCAGACGCCAAGGACCTCAAGCAGCTGGCCCAGAAGACGGGCCTCACCAAACGGGTTCTACAG GTCTGGTTCCAGAACGCGCGGGCTAAATTCCGACGGAACCTGCTACGACAGGAAACAGGCGTGGACAAAGGTTCCGACGGCTCGGTGCTGCAGGGCGGCACCCCCTCTGGACCCGTCTCGGAGCTCTCCAACGGGTCCATGAGCCCGTCCAGCACGCCCACCACCCTGACGGACCTCACCAACCCCACCATGCCCACCGTCACCTCCGTCCTGACCTCTGTGCCCGGGGGCTTAGATGTGCACGAGTGCCGCAGCCCCTCCCAGACCACCCTCACCAGTCTCTTCTGA